A single region of the Thermoplasmata archaeon genome encodes:
- the arcC gene encoding carbamate kinase, whose amino-acid sequence MKQVVVAIGGNALLPVGEAGDAASQRRRIETTSARLAELVQAGYDLVVTHGNGPQVGNILVQNEESRHLVPAMPLDVCGAESQAQIGYLLAQALRNEFADRGIDRDVACVVTQVLVDADDPAFANPTKPIGPYYAREDEIIVKRAKGWKMASDPRGGWRRVVPSPHPKDVVERDVIMRLVGNGDGRVVIAAGGGGIPVVRRGSRLVGVEAVIDKDLAAAVLARAIGWKHLAIATDVPQVALDFGKPTQRFLERLTIAEAKKHLAAGQFPPGSMGPKVEAAIEFLQGGGERVVITDLEHLGPAVDGKAGTRVVPK is encoded by the coding sequence ATGAAACAAGTCGTCGTGGCAATTGGCGGGAACGCGCTCCTGCCCGTCGGCGAAGCGGGGGACGCGGCGAGCCAGCGCCGGCGCATCGAGACGACGTCCGCGCGGCTCGCGGAGCTCGTCCAAGCGGGGTACGACCTCGTCGTGACGCACGGGAACGGGCCCCAGGTCGGCAACATCCTCGTGCAGAACGAGGAGAGCCGCCATCTCGTGCCGGCGATGCCCCTCGACGTCTGCGGCGCGGAGAGCCAGGCGCAGATCGGGTACCTGCTCGCTCAGGCGCTGCGGAACGAGTTCGCGGACCGAGGCATCGACCGCGACGTCGCGTGCGTCGTCACGCAGGTGCTCGTGGACGCGGACGACCCCGCGTTCGCGAATCCAACGAAGCCGATCGGGCCGTACTACGCCCGCGAGGACGAGATCATCGTGAAGCGCGCGAAGGGCTGGAAGATGGCGTCCGACCCGCGGGGCGGGTGGCGGCGGGTCGTGCCGTCGCCGCATCCGAAGGACGTCGTCGAGAGGGACGTCATCATGCGGCTCGTCGGGAACGGCGACGGACGCGTCGTGATCGCTGCAGGCGGCGGCGGGATCCCCGTCGTCCGGAGGGGCTCTCGCCTCGTGGGCGTCGAGGCGGTGATCGACAAGGACCTCGCGGCCGCGGTCCTTGCGCGCGCGATCGGATGGAAGCACCTCGCGATCGCGACGGACGTCCCCCAGGTCGCCCTCGATTTCGGCAAGCCGACGCAGCGGTTCCTCGAGCGCCTGACGATTGCGGAGGCGAAGAAGCACCTCGCCGCGGGCCAGTTCCCTCCCGGGAGCATGGGCCCGAAGGTCGAGGCGGCGATCGAGTTCCTGCAGGGAGGCGGGGAGCGGGTCGTCATCACGGATCTCGAGCACCTCGGGCCCGCGGTCGACGGGAAAGCCGGCACCCGCGTCGTGCCGAAGTAG
- a CDS encoding GTP-binding protein, translating to MATLEEQILSIEDEIQRTPYNKATQHHIGKLKAKLARLKDEQETRRLKSGGGGPSYAVKKSGNATIGLVGFPSVGKSTLLNQITDATSAVAAYDFTTLDVIPGLLEHRGAKIQVLDMPGLIRGASKGRGRGKEVLSVARACDLIVLMIDVFETHVDVLAEELRLAGIRLNERPADVTLTRGRRGGLTINATLRLTHLDEELVADICREWGYLNGTVVIRQDVTEDQLIDVLAGNRVFVTAFVVVNKIDLVSSDYVKQLQSKLPDWRLVPISAEKGVGLTRLKDEIYETLRFMRIFLKPQGKEADLADPLIVKAGSDVGMVCDAIHRDWRRRFRYANVWGPSAQFPGQKVGLEHPLQDSDVLTVVLRKG from the coding sequence ATGGCGACGCTCGAGGAGCAGATCCTGTCCATCGAAGACGAGATCCAGCGGACGCCGTACAACAAGGCGACGCAGCATCACATCGGCAAGCTGAAGGCGAAGCTCGCCCGCCTCAAGGACGAACAGGAAACCCGCCGGCTCAAGTCCGGCGGGGGCGGCCCGAGTTACGCGGTCAAGAAGAGCGGCAATGCGACGATTGGGCTCGTCGGCTTCCCGTCCGTCGGCAAGTCGACCTTGCTCAACCAGATCACGGACGCGACGAGCGCCGTCGCGGCGTACGACTTCACGACCCTCGATGTGATCCCGGGATTGCTGGAACACCGCGGCGCGAAGATCCAGGTCCTCGACATGCCCGGGTTGATCCGCGGCGCCTCGAAGGGCCGCGGCCGCGGGAAGGAGGTCCTGTCCGTCGCGCGCGCGTGCGATCTGATCGTGCTGATGATCGACGTCTTCGAGACCCATGTCGACGTCCTCGCGGAGGAGCTCCGGCTCGCGGGGATCCGGCTCAACGAACGTCCGGCGGACGTCACGCTCACGAGGGGCCGCCGCGGGGGCCTCACGATCAACGCGACGCTCCGGCTCACGCATCTCGACGAAGAGTTGGTCGCGGACATCTGCCGGGAGTGGGGCTACCTGAACGGCACGGTCGTCATCCGCCAGGACGTCACGGAGGACCAGCTGATCGACGTGCTGGCGGGGAACCGCGTGTTCGTGACGGCGTTCGTCGTCGTGAACAAGATCGACCTCGTGTCCTCGGATTACGTGAAGCAGCTCCAGTCGAAGCTGCCGGACTGGAGGCTCGTCCCGATCTCCGCGGAGAAAGGGGTCGGGCTCACCCGCCTCAAAGACGAGATCTACGAGACCCTCCGGTTCATGCGGATCTTCCTGAAGCCGCAAGGCAAGGAGGCGGACCTCGCGGACCCGCTGATCGTCAAGGCCGGCTCCGACGTCGGCATGGTGTGCGACGCAATCCACCGCGACTGGCGACGCCGCTTCCGGTACGCGAACGTGTGGGGACCGTCCGCGCAGTTCCCTGGCCAGAAGGTTGGCCTGGAGCACCCCCTCCAGGATTCCGACGTCCTCACGGTTGTCCTGCGGAAAGGGTGA